The following proteins come from a genomic window of Amaranthus tricolor cultivar Red isolate AtriRed21 chromosome 14, ASM2621246v1, whole genome shotgun sequence:
- the LOC130799582 gene encoding NAD(P)H-quinone oxidoreductase subunit S, chloroplastic, with amino-acid sequence MASCSLVPPSFQGAHLQKSQFLGQNHIKLSTLRSISTSCPKTISTKPIVSAKFDLYQIMGGRGLCNGEAGLKEELKKDTQTPPKTSDGNEEEELDNNAFAASNIQEIVPEDGFEKELLGLTGGFPGGEKGLKSFIEKNPPPPKTKSKRNDDLKMVLSSKKPKPPTLPLVLPGMIAVVKNPNNPYYMYCGIVQRITDGKAGVLFEGGNWDRLITFRLEELERREKGPPMTNPKSVVLEPLIEKLESQSTS; translated from the coding sequence ATGGCATCTTGTTCGTTAGTACCCCCAAGTTTTCAAGGTGCCCACCTCCAGAAATCACAATTTCTTGGCCAAAACCACATCAAACTATCAACTCTAAGATCAATTTCCACTTCATGTCCTAAAACAATCTCAACTAAACCCATAGTTTCTGCTAAATTTGACTTGTACCAGATCATGGGTGGCAGAGGATTATGCAATGGTGAGGCAGGTCTCAAAGAAGAGCTTAAGAAAGACACTCAAACCCCACCAAAAACGAGTGACGGAAATGAAGAGGAAGAATTGGATAACAACGCATTCGCAGCCTCAAACATTCAAGAGATAGTACCTGAAGATGGATTTGAGAAGGAACTCTTGGGCTTAACTGGTGGATTTCCCGGAGGTGAAAAGGGACTTAAGAGCTTCATTGAAAAAAACCCACCTCCTCCTAAGACAAAATCAAAACGCAATGATGATTTGAAGATGGTTTTGAGCTCGAAGAAACCAAAACCACCAACATTGCCATTGGTGTTGCCGGGGATGATCGCTGTTGTAAAGAATCCAAACAATCCATACTATATGTATTGTGGTATTGTGCAGAGGATTACTGATGGAAAGGCAGGAGTGCTCTTTGAAGGAGGGAATTGGGATAGGCTTATTACCTTCAGGCTTGAAGAGCTTGAGAGAAGGGAGAAAGGTCCTCCAATGACGAACCCAAAGTCGGTTGTGCTAGAGCCTTTGATTGAGAAGCTTGAAAGCCAATCAACAAGCTAG